One part of the Lepeophtheirus salmonis chromosome 14, UVic_Lsal_1.4, whole genome shotgun sequence genome encodes these proteins:
- the LOC121129053 gene encoding uncharacterized protein, with the protein MNMVRFRGTEWHYTHPSSLTDNLYLSAARAITSAVLLELGITSLINATLEMPSMAYQKQECIQIAVEDRICSKLYVYFDLVADKIHSVHLSGGKILVYCRAGMSRSATLCIAYFIKYHDMNVSEAFDFVRERRPIIHPNIGFMRQLREYEHKLHHSKSTVISRGLSSARTTLLSFATEEFCENEVSNTNEIPSFKLGKPHKAKLVVSDMNSAESYFTTPVELLFLPQQNAEKEAIRRLPVRARRITAVYDTSKSIVSHYLQTSLFINNSIPDRHPPLCTCRPTLPDRMHHGIVVRKPEIGNLLEESLAYATPSSIKSSYSFSYSLNNPLITTLPLIYELNGFIIAQKNILSRFSKSRASVKTTGLKLSSGPSSLKKARILISDNALTLCTSRIHPPQLEKVSILTKDSRIHSISAVSILTLQYSINVCEIGHFSGEDLQDPPQVYHPLQREYPFYTIVTRRARVQTSLHTAVVLPVVEACWHFTLKTNRRTTKLNWAAERKDHGADVFSEFCRARPDVHYINQTPKNLPPIPKILAVIQSTPDSIRENPKILPRFLMTRYPSRTVSNMCNCPLIYSLNVRKPLILEYTNLYCEPRVMKVPSPKIELFRETKGNKLLQRRVALNVTQVEVRKESEDLMEIPSIKEASKFTELVENVKKEEDLNRLQIWFEVFKRYVLSGRPIYPFVAITELLQLPIIQVHPTVSEPTNSLSELFAPEYNEAIISTELSDIILKPTLQKVMDVLYCPGNESGDEVTEEQYQFKDSNEIMPKYVEFDSSYNDELFHGIADTLAPIVYAEVSDNIDGDMDSRYLQRLPFSIITGFKFVADHYMIQIGEESQGKEEKEEYKGQRIKKERPYIRYCPNAANETLENIAEPVDTFWYFQLDTPTAARVKEEDDEKKRQKEALLMSKNVSDSRYQLFLPDPETVKRIESEKKTVSFAEPKPVPTQRIGSLISYQRPRSRSRASSSSRKAQNTEDQNNRALKDLDASYKESNLLLERRRKPEYYSSSSSSPRTSAYYSSDSRESFNSLKGLLETAQKIIGGSSNSSSTGSSGIGTRASRSSVKHRYYKSPRS; encoded by the coding sequence ATGAACATGGTTCGTTTCCGAGGGACGGAGTGGCACTATACTCATCCCTCATCCCTGACGGACAATCTCTACCTTTCAGCTGCTCGAGCCATTACTTCCGCCGTGCTTCTTGAGCTAGGGATCACGAGTTTGATTAATGCCACACTGGAAATGCCTTCGATGGCCTACCAAAAGCAAGAATGCATTCAAATTGCCGTTGAAGATAGAATCTGCTCCAAACTCTATGTCTATTTTGATCTCGTTGCTGATAAAATACATTCTGTGCATTTATCGGGTGGTAAGATATTGGTATACTGCCGTGCAGGGATGTCCCGTTCTGCCACATTATGCATCgcgtattttattaaataccaCGATATGAATGTAAGTGAGGCCTTTGATTTCGTGAGGGAAAGGAGACCCATCATTCATCCCAATATAGGATTCATGCGACAACTCCGAGAGTATGaacataaattacatcattcCAAATCGACAGTTATTAGTAGGGGACTTTCTTCTGCACGGACAACACTTTTGTCTTTTGCAACGGAagaattttgtgaaaatgaagtCAGTAATACAAACGAGATTCCCTCATTTAAATTAGGTAAGCCACATAAAGCTAAACTTGTCGTATCAGATATGAATTCAGCAGAGAGTTACTTCACCACCCCTGTTGAGCTCCTCTTCCTACCTCAACAGAATGCAGAAAAAGAAGCCATTCGACGACTTCCAGTAAGGGCAAGACGAATCACTGCCGTCTACGATACTTCAAAATCCATAGTGAGTCATTATCTACAAACCTCGTTGttcattaataattcaattccGGATCGTCATCCACCACTTTGTACTTGTAGGCCTACTCTTCCGGATCGTATGCATCATGGAATTGTGGTAAGAAAACCGGAAATAGGCAATTTATTAGAAGAGTCCTTGGCCTATGCTACTCCCTCATCGATCAAATCTAGTTATTCTTTCTCATATTCCCTTAATAACCCACTAATCACAACTCTTCCATTAATTTATGAACTCAACGGATTTATAAtagcccaaaaaaatatactatctcGTTTCTCTAAAAGTAGGGCCAGTGTAAAGACTACGGGTCTTAAACTATCTTCAGGCCCTTCATCTCTCAAAAAAGCCCGTATCCTCATTTCTGATAATGCACTCACTTTATGTACCTCTAGAATCCACCCTCCTCAACTTGAAAAAGTATCCATTCTTACAAAAGATTCCCGGATTCATAGCATTTCTGCTGTATCCATATTAACTCTTCAATACTCCATAAATGTCTGTGAGATCGGACATTTCTCTGGAGAAGACCTACAAGATCCACCTCAAGTTTATCATCCCCTTCAAAGAGAATATCCTTTTTACACCATTGTTACAAGAAGAGCACGAGTACAAACTTCTCTTCATACAGCAGTTGTCCTACCCGTCGTAGAAGCCTGCTGGCACTTCACATTGAAGACCAACAGAAGAACTACAAAGTTAAATTGGGCAGCAGAAAGGAAAGATCATGGAGCTGATGTCTTCTCTGAGTTCTGTCGAGCAAGACCAGATGTTCATTACATAAATCAAACTCCAAAGAACTTGCCGCCCATTCCAAAAATCCTAGCAGTCATTCAATCAACTCCTGATAGTATCCGTGAGAATCCAAAAATTTTACCACGGTTCCTAATGACGCGATACCCAAGCCGCACAGTTTCCAATATGTGTAACTGCCCTCTCATTTACTCATTAAATGTTAGGAAACCTCTGATTTTAGAGTACACTAATTTATATTGCGAGCCAAGAGTTATGAAAGTGCCTTCGcccaaaattgaattatttcgGGAAACCAAGGGGAACAAATTACTTCAAAGACGAGTTGCTCTGAACGTGACCCAAGTGGAAGTGAGGAAGGAATCTGAAGACCTCATGGAAATTCCGTCAATTAAAGAAGCATCTAAATTTACTGAACTTGTTGAGAATGTCAAGAAAGAGGAAGATTTAAATAGATTACAAATCTGGtttgaagtttttaaaaggTATGTTCTCTCGGGTCGTCCAATTTATCCATTTGTGGCAATCACAGAACTATTGCAACTTCCTATTATTCAAGTTCATCCTACTGTCTCAGAACCTACCAATTCCTTATCAGAATTGTTCGCCCCTGAGTACAATGAGGCGATCATTTCCACAGAATTGTCTGACATCATTTTGAAACCTACTCTACAAAAGGTTATGGACGTTCTTTATTGTCCTGGAAATGAGTCAGGAGATGAGGTTACTGAGGAACAATATCAATTCAAggattcaaatgaaataatgcCCAAATATGTGGAATTTGATTCCTCATATAATGATGAACTATTTCATGGTATAGCAGACACACTCGCACCAATTGTATACGCAGAAGTGTCAGATAATATTGATGGAGATATGGACTCACGCTATCTTCAAAGATTGCCTTTTTCTATTATAACTGGTTTCAAATTTGTCGCAGATCACTATATGATCCAGATTGGTGAGGAAAGTCAAGGAAAGGAAGAGAAAGAAGAATACAAGGGACAGagaatcaaaaaagaaagaccCTATATTCGATATTGTCCCAATGCAGCTAACGAAACGCTTGAGAACATTGCTGAGCCTGTTGACACATTTTGGTATTTTCAACTTGATACTCCTACGGCTGCAAGAGTCAAGGAAGAAGATGATGAGAAGAAACGTCAAAAGGAGGCTTTATTAATGTCTAAAAATGTATCAGATAGTCGATATCAGCTCTTCCTTCCAGATCCTGAAACAGTTAAACGAATTGAAAGTGAGAAAAAAACTGTTTCTTTTGCAGAGCCTAAGCCTGTACCTACCCAACGCATTGGATCTCTTATTTCCTATCAACGTCCAAGAAGTCGTAGTAGAGCGTCCTCCTCCTCAAGGAAGGCTCAAAATACAGAAGATCAAAATAATCGTGCACTAAAAGATCTAGATGCCTCTTACAAAGAATCAAATCTATTGTTAGAACGACGCCGTAAGCCCGAATATTACTCCTCGTCTTCCTCCTCTCCAAGAACTTCCGCATACTACTCAAGTGATTCTAGAGAGTCGTTCAACAGTTTGAAGGGTCTTCTTGAAACggctcaaaaaataattggaggATCTTCGAATTCATCATCCACGGGGTCTAGTGGTATTGGAACGAGAGCATCAAGATCATCAGTTAAACATCGCTATTATAAAAGTCCGAGATCCTGA